GAGGCAGGGTACCTTGGGTCACCAGACGCAGGGTCAGGTGATTCCCTGTGGACAGCACCGGGCGAGGTGGGCTCTTCCCACACAGCGTTGGTCCAATAGGAGGCGAGTTCTTGTCCCGCCCGTCATAGAACTGAATGTATGATCCCGCATGACATGGGTCCCCTTGCTCCACCACTGGAGTCGACTCAGGGGACTCAGGGAAGAGGGGGGATGGACTTTGGGGAGCTAAACGAAGCAGGCTGTAGACCAGGAAGAAGCGGAAGTGGAACTGGACcttcagggggagaggaggagtgggggaaTGTTTAGCTGACGGACATTGTAAGGAATATAAAGTTAAACATATTGGTATTAACACCCCTAACCCTTGCTTTGGAACTGAGAGGAGTGGATAGCTGTAAGAAGTGAAGGTGAAATATTATCATATTGCATATACCTATCCAGATCTATACAAGGGCCAGGAGTCGACTTGGGATATTGGGCATACATGTGTATAGTGAGCACAAAAGGGAGGGGGTGTGGCTTGTGGTGGGCACCTTGTCCTTGGGGGAGGCGGCCTGCATGGTGAGGTGGCAGTCCGTTCCCATGGTGACAAAGTAATACTTCTTGGACTCCTGGTGTGAGTTGACGATCATCCCATCGCCCTGGATGTTCTGGCCACAGAAGTCCACCACGTTGACTGGAGGAAAACCCACAGATGTATACATGTAAGTAAAATAAAGGAGCAAACTACTTGTCTGTGAGGATGTGATGTGTAAACAAAAAtctactttctctctgtttctccacaGTCCCATTGAGTCCCTGGCCAATACTGAATTATGAGCATAATATTAAAAACTATGACAAACTAAAACACAACTGAGTTTGTTACAGGTGATTAGAAGAAACAAATAGCCAGAACAGGACCTGAACCAGCAACCCTGCAGTTACAGGTCAAGTGCACTACCACTGTGCC
This sequence is a window from Oncorhynchus kisutch isolate 150728-3 linkage group LG1, Okis_V2, whole genome shotgun sequence. Protein-coding genes within it:
- the ldlrad2 gene encoding low-density lipoprotein receptor class A domain-containing protein 2, which encodes MANKGTQLQSLSKVFVLLSIMTVKTNPLETVNVVDFCGQNIQGDGMIVNSHQESKKYYFVTMGTDCHLTMQAASPKDKVQFHFRFFLVYSLLRLAPQSPSPLFPESPESTPVVEQGDPCHAGSYIQFYDGRDKNSPPIGPTLCGKSPPRPVLSTGNHLTLRLVTQGTLPRVDFVGDFTSFRLGFNQSACSSEPYFPCRNGKCIPMSLVCDEKGIDNCGDGSDLEDHLPSGCKGHSGITPVQLPVQQAFIGGLCGPQQTSD